A window of Juglans regia cultivar Chandler chromosome 7, Walnut 2.0, whole genome shotgun sequence contains these coding sequences:
- the LOC108987284 gene encoding uncharacterized protein LOC108987284, with amino-acid sequence MSNKSPIFPMPEPQHFSDYGFDPQIDYFQVLEEARKHKREATTRSIDFIHFKLQKPISKDESKKSHKTKKKRWWRSALLFFKWKWIPQHHGLGHGRDGDEDVHRPRARAFRASISGPVYITESRSGSTTPYRSTSGRYSSGPLAGTLTPSRKDDLHIPYLSLRELNMEQQQQRISTSSMPIYLVT; translated from the exons ATGTCCAACAAATCACCAATATTTCCGATGCCAGAGCCTCAGCATTTCAGCGACTATGGCTTCGACCCTCAAATTGACTACTTTcag gtattagAAGAAGCAAGGAAGCACAAGCGAGAGGCAACAACAAGGTCGATTGACTTCATCCACTTCAAGCTCCAAAAACCCATTTCCAAGGACGAGTCCAAGAAGAGCCACAAGACCAAGAAGAAGCGGTGGTGGAGAAGCgctcttcttttcttcaaatGGAAGTGGATCCCACAACACCATGGTCTTGGTCACGGTCGTGATGGCGACGAGGACGTTCATCGCCCTAGAGCTCGAGCCTTTAGGGCCTCCATATCTGGCCCCGTTTACATAACCGAGAGCAGAAGTGGGTCTACCACGCCTTACCGTTCTACCAGTGGTCGGTACTCCTCTGGCCCTCTCGCCGGAACGTTGACTCCGTCGAGGAAGGATGATCTGCACATACCTTATTTGAGCCTCAGGGAGCTTAATATGGAGCAACAGCAGCAAAGGATCTCTACCTCCTCCATGCCCATATATCTGGTCACTTGA